In the Arachis ipaensis cultivar K30076 chromosome B10, Araip1.1, whole genome shotgun sequence genome, one interval contains:
- the LOC107622514 gene encoding F-box/kelch-repeat protein At3g23880-like isoform X1 has protein sequence MKRGPIPDDDDTVARKGKVVTTTEGWPELLRCTTTKPPPILLDELIAEILLRIPARSLVRLRNSVCSSWRTLISSSQFAKDHLRRSMAVDPALTHPRIAYYSFWHSYPTIGVFSVRSVFENHPHEPTKVVAYEGRRHLRMIGSCNGLLCLHDKQRKDGLLGPRAMLWNPCTGFTSQPLEIGGIFRVCGFGYDHVNDKYKLFVIVENKSGESFTRIFTFGPKSTWRTIQDFPYRLHDPNNKAILLAPVGLFVSGTGTLNWLLCSSRTSFVAVLSLDLVKETYSQISLPSRDSDDALRVFPHLSILRGCLAVCYETKKTHWTLWMMKEYGVPQSWTKLAIIPHHPLLVDAPRNFSLEPVYMLKNDVLLVISPSCKFVLCNLNDGNIDFPNIDSSGDGMTQLRPLSRGAGGRSFHIYHESLVSPSHFGLPTCSSQMRLFKPSL, from the coding sequence ATGAAGAGGGGTCCCATTCCTGATGATGATGATACTGTTGCGAGGAAGGGCAAGGTTGTCACAACCACCGAGGGGTGGCCGGAACTGCTCCGCTGTACCACCACAAAACCACCGCCTATCCTTCTGGACGAGCTCATAGCGGAAATCCTGCTGAGGATTCCGGCAAGGTCTCTCGTTCGATTAAGGAACAGCGTCTGCAGTTCATGGAGAACCCTAATTTCCAGTTCCCAATTTGCCAAGGACCACCTTCGACGTTCAATGGCAGTGGATCCAGCCTTGACCCACCCGCGTATTGCCTATTATAGCTTCTGGCACTCATACCCCACAATCGGAGTTTTCTCCGTCCGATCTGTGTTCGAGAACCATCCCCACGAACCCACCAAAGTAGTTGCCTATGAGGGACGACGCCACCTTCGCATGATTGGCTCTTGTAATGGATTGCTGTGCTTGCACGATAAGCAGCGTAAGGATGGATTATTGGGCCCTCGTGCCATGCTGTGGAACCCCTGCACCGGATTCACATCTCAGCCGCTTGAAATTGGCGGTATATTCCGCGTCTGTGGATTCGGTTATGATCATGTGAACGACAAGTATAAGCTTTTCGTCATTGTGGAAAACAAATCAGGTGAATCTTTCACCAGAATTTTCACATTCGGCCCAAAATCTACCTGGAGAACAATTCAGGATTTCCCATATAGACTACATGACCCCAATAACAAGGCTATTCTGTTGGCTCCGGTAGGGCTTTTTGTAAGTGGCACTGGCACCCTTAATTGGCTTCTTTGCAGCAGTCGTACTAGTTTTGTAGCAGTTCTTTCCCTTGACTTGGTGAAAGAGACTTATAGTCAGATTTCCCTTCCCAGTAGGGATTCAGATGATGCTCTCCGTGTGTTTCCCCATTTGAGTATCTTGAGGGGTTGTCTTGCTGTTTGTTATGAGACTAAGAAAACTCATTGGACTCTCTGGATGATGAAGGAGTATGGAGTTCCTCAATCTTGGACTAAATTGGCCATAATCCCCCACCACCCACTACTCGTTGATGCTCCTAGAAATTTTTCATTAGAGCCTGTGTACATGTTGAAAAATGATGTTCTACTGGTGATTTCTCCTAGTTGCAAGTTTGTTTTATGTAACTTAAATGATGGCAACATAGATTTTCCTAATATTGACAGCTCCGGTGATGGCATGACCCAACTCCGTCCTTTGTCTCGGGGTGCAGGCGGAAGGTCCTTTCACATCTATCATGAAAGCTTAGTTTCACCCTCGCACTTTGGTCTTCCAACTTGCTCATCTCAAATGCGGTTATTTAAGCCAAGCCTATAA
- the LOC107622514 gene encoding F-box/kelch-repeat protein At3g23880-like isoform X2 — MKRGPIPEGWPELLRCTTTKPPPILLDELIAEILLRIPARSLVRLRNSVCSSWRTLISSSQFAKDHLRRSMAVDPALTHPRIAYYSFWHSYPTIGVFSVRSVFENHPHEPTKVVAYEGRRHLRMIGSCNGLLCLHDKQRKDGLLGPRAMLWNPCTGFTSQPLEIGGIFRVCGFGYDHVNDKYKLFVIVENKSGESFTRIFTFGPKSTWRTIQDFPYRLHDPNNKAILLAPVGLFVSGTGTLNWLLCSSRTSFVAVLSLDLVKETYSQISLPSRDSDDALRVFPHLSILRGCLAVCYETKKTHWTLWMMKEYGVPQSWTKLAIIPHHPLLVDAPRNFSLEPVYMLKNDVLLVISPSCKFVLCNLNDGNIDFPNIDSSGDGMTQLRPLSRGAGGRSFHIYHESLVSPSHFGLPTCSSQMRLFKPSL; from the exons ATGAAGAGGGGTCCCATTC CCGAGGGGTGGCCGGAACTGCTCCGCTGTACCACCACAAAACCACCGCCTATCCTTCTGGACGAGCTCATAGCGGAAATCCTGCTGAGGATTCCGGCAAGGTCTCTCGTTCGATTAAGGAACAGCGTCTGCAGTTCATGGAGAACCCTAATTTCCAGTTCCCAATTTGCCAAGGACCACCTTCGACGTTCAATGGCAGTGGATCCAGCCTTGACCCACCCGCGTATTGCCTATTATAGCTTCTGGCACTCATACCCCACAATCGGAGTTTTCTCCGTCCGATCTGTGTTCGAGAACCATCCCCACGAACCCACCAAAGTAGTTGCCTATGAGGGACGACGCCACCTTCGCATGATTGGCTCTTGTAATGGATTGCTGTGCTTGCACGATAAGCAGCGTAAGGATGGATTATTGGGCCCTCGTGCCATGCTGTGGAACCCCTGCACCGGATTCACATCTCAGCCGCTTGAAATTGGCGGTATATTCCGCGTCTGTGGATTCGGTTATGATCATGTGAACGACAAGTATAAGCTTTTCGTCATTGTGGAAAACAAATCAGGTGAATCTTTCACCAGAATTTTCACATTCGGCCCAAAATCTACCTGGAGAACAATTCAGGATTTCCCATATAGACTACATGACCCCAATAACAAGGCTATTCTGTTGGCTCCGGTAGGGCTTTTTGTAAGTGGCACTGGCACCCTTAATTGGCTTCTTTGCAGCAGTCGTACTAGTTTTGTAGCAGTTCTTTCCCTTGACTTGGTGAAAGAGACTTATAGTCAGATTTCCCTTCCCAGTAGGGATTCAGATGATGCTCTCCGTGTGTTTCCCCATTTGAGTATCTTGAGGGGTTGTCTTGCTGTTTGTTATGAGACTAAGAAAACTCATTGGACTCTCTGGATGATGAAGGAGTATGGAGTTCCTCAATCTTGGACTAAATTGGCCATAATCCCCCACCACCCACTACTCGTTGATGCTCCTAGAAATTTTTCATTAGAGCCTGTGTACATGTTGAAAAATGATGTTCTACTGGTGATTTCTCCTAGTTGCAAGTTTGTTTTATGTAACTTAAATGATGGCAACATAGATTTTCCTAATATTGACAGCTCCGGTGATGGCATGACCCAACTCCGTCCTTTGTCTCGGGGTGCAGGCGGAAGGTCCTTTCACATCTATCATGAAAGCTTAGTTTCACCCTCGCACTTTGGTCTTCCAACTTGCTCATCTCAAATGCGGTTATTTAAGCCAAGCCTATAA
- the LOC107621284 gene encoding formin-like protein 5, with the protein MACSMIFHLSPVIDDEIDIFMQLQLYFKSKPPEANKPQPPSTANGTAAPGVPPRPMPPPPQAPPPPPPPPQGPPPGAPIGNPHRAPPTPMPRSLPPPPPMANGPRPAPPGGMPSIPPPPPVGSGTSGGFNMGSRPPSMPPPPQGFPFQQIQNQGVRMPPPPPNMGQ; encoded by the coding sequence ATGGCGTGCTCAATGATATTCCATTTGTCACctgtcattgatgatgaaattgaTATTTTTATGCAGCTACAATTGTATTTTAAATCCAAGCCACCAGAGGCAAACAAACCACAGCCCCCATCTACAGCCAATGGTACAGCAGCACCTGGTGTTCCACCAAGGCCCATGCCCCCACCACCTCAAgctccaccaccacctcctcctcctccacagGGGCCACCTCCTGGTGCACCTATTGGAAATCCTCATAGAGCCCCTCCAACTCCAATGCCAAGATCATTGCCACCCCCTCCTCCTATGGCAAATGGTCCCAGACCTGCACCTCCTGGTGGAATGCCATCTATCCCGCCCCCTCCCCCAGTTGGCAGCGGCACATCAGGAGGTTTCAACATGGGTTCTAGACCGCCGTCAATGCCACCTCCACCCCAAGGTTTCCCATTCCAACAAATACAGAATCAGGGTGTCCGGATGCCTCCACCTCCCCCTAACATGGGACAGTAG